Proteins encoded within one genomic window of Gammaproteobacteria bacterium:
- a CDS encoding transposase codes for MDHHRIVTTPNPCKAGIIHAYCLMGNHYHLLIETPNANLGRIMRHINGVYTQRYNHLKRTDGPLFRG; via the coding sequence ATTGACCACCACCGCATTGTCACGACTCCAAATCCGTGTAAAGCCGGCATCATACACGCCTATTGTTTAATGGGTAACCACTATCACTTGCTTATCGAGACTCCCAACGCCAATTTAGGTCGAATTATGCGCCATATCAATGGGGTTTACACACAGCGTTACAACCACCTAAAGCGGACAGACGGCCCGTTGTTTCGAGG